A genome region from Triticum aestivum cultivar Chinese Spring chromosome 2B, IWGSC CS RefSeq v2.1, whole genome shotgun sequence includes the following:
- the LOC123043480 gene encoding U-box domain-containing protein 33 isoform X2 codes for MEILSPSPPPSPARNQFVYGGAGALLRRDQAGAGALLHVAVGRSPEKTLPLLRWAFRRFACARVALVHVHQPSPVIPTLLGKIPAAQATEELVLSHRRSERDERNRILLAYLAFCQRAQVQATVLVTENEQINDGIVALVRDHGVTKLVMGSIPDNCFKLKAGHNKEYFMAKNAPAFCEIWFVWRGRHIWTREASAAIGNSISIYNQDDTMMTRKRTRFSPNSNDAEPVLAEGTESDNGRVNHYGALGADASRFYNMRISNLHDAESAFNSTLWPDSSVLGGALQLHSKEMLDANLKQVMVEAEGSRKEAFLELLRRKEIESKVASAFVRVKASESSKKREMKIREELEGLFVAARKQHEDLARSKEKATAVLDSSMRRLDILDARAKNMSLRMDEAVAELEVIQSSINILKQERSKAHKKEDRHTNHVKEGCTYSHSKLPNCSSIALGDDPYTYRQLTLLDVQAATCKFSESFKLRPRGHGCIYKGKNMNRSVMIHRLHSDSKSSMQFQRKVYILNKVRHPHLVTLVGVCPEALCLAYEYPKNGSLHDHLFGELNSAPPLPWKIRARVVAEISSALLFLHSCKPQVMVHGGLNLENVLLDSDFHCKIADFGTLTEEDSKDHPALDSRLLAHKSDINSFGTVIMQLLTGKQAGSPGLASEVRRALSCGKLSSILDPMAGEWPMEAARRLAEFGLECIGDRPELTPDTVRELEQLHLIRGRQVPSFFLCPILKQTMDDPQVAADGVTYEGRAIREWIEDGRAVADLKLKHLDLTPNHALRFAIQDWLSQPQW; via the exons TGGGGAAGATTCCGGCGGCTCAGGCGACGGAGGAGCTGGTGCTGTCGCACCGCAGGTCCGAGAGGGACGAGAGGAACCGGATCCTCCTCGCCTACCTCGCCTTCTGTCAAAGGGCGCAG GTGCAGGCAACTGTTCTTGTAACAGAGAACGAACAGATCAACGACGGCATCGTCGCCTTGGTCAGGGATCATGGGGTCACAAAGCTTGTCATGGGTTCTATACCGGATAA TTGCTTCAAGTTAAAGGCAGGCCACAACAAGGAATATTTTATGGCAAAGAACGCTCCAGCATTTTGTGAAATTTGGTTTGTATGGAGAGGAAGACACATCTGGACCAGAGAAGCAAGCGCAGCGATTGGCAACAGCATCTCAATCTACAACCAAGATGATACTATGATGACCAGAAAGAGGACTAGGTTCAGCCCAAATAGCAACGACGCTGAACCCGTGCTTGCTGAAGGCACTGAATCAGATAATGGTCGAGTGAACCATTATGGAGCTCTTGGAGCTGATGCCAGCCGTTTCTACAATATGAGAATATCAAATTTACATGATGCAGAATCTGCATTCAACTCAACCCTCTGGCCTGATTCCTCCGTACTTGGGGGAGCATTGCAGTTACATTCTAAG GAAATGTTGGATGCAAATCTCAAGCAAGTCATGGTTGAAGCTGAGGGATCTAGGAAGGAAGCTTTTCTTGAGCTTCTCAGGCGCAAAGAAATAGAGTCAAAAGTGGCCAGTGCTTTTGTCAGG GTAAAAGCTTCTGAGTCTTCTAAAAAACGAGAAATGAAAATAAGGGAGGAACTTGAAGGTTTATTTGTAGCCGCAAGAAAGCAGCATGAAGATCTGGCAAGAAGTAAAGAAAAAGCTACAGCTGTGTTGGACTCTTCTATGAGAAGATTAGACATCCTAGATGCTCGTGCTAAAAACATGAGCCTTCGGATGGATGAAGCTGTGGCGGAGCTCGAGGTGATTCAATCTTCCATAAATATTCTCAAGCAGGAAAGATCAAAGGCTCATAAGAAAGAAGATAGACATACCAACCATGTCAAAGAAGGGTGCACATACAGCCATTCCAAGTTGCCGAACTGCAGTTCAATTGCTCTTGGTGATGATCCATACACCTATAGACAATTGACACTGTTAGATGTGCAAGCTGCAACATGTAAATTCTCAGAGAGCTTCAAATTACGTCCAAGAGGTCATGGGTGCATTTACAAAGGAAAAAATATGAACAGGAGTGTGATGATTCATAGGTTGCACTCAGATAGCAAGAGCTCGATGCAATTCCAGCGGAAG GTGTACATCCTAAACAAAGTGAGGCACCCTCATCTAGTGACATTGGTTGGGGTATGCCCAGAGGCACTCTGTCTTGCCTATGAATATCCGAAAAATGGGAGCCTTCATGACCATCTCTTTGGCGAACTCAACAGTGCCCCACCGTTGCCATGGAAAATCCGTGCACGCGTTGTGGCGGAGATCTCGAGTGCCCTGCTGTTCCTGCATTCATGTAAACCACAAGTGATGGTTCATGGTGGCCTGAATCTCGAGAACGTCCTTCTAGATTCCGACTTCCACTGCAAGATAGCCGATTTCGGTACATTGACAGAGGAAGACTCGAAGGATCATCCAGCGTTGGATTCTAGACTGCTGGCACATAAGTCTGATATCAACTCCTTTGGTACCGTGATAATGCAGCTACTAACTGGTAAACAGGCTGGTAGTCCAGGCCTTGCTAGCGAAGTAAGGCGCGCTCTGTCCTGCGGAAAGCTGTCGTCGATCTTGGATCCAATGGCTGGGGAGTGGCCAATGGAGGCGGCCCGGCGGCTGGCGGAATTTGGGCTCGAGTGCATTGGAGATAGACCGGAGCTGACTCCGGACACGGTACGAGAACTGGAGCAGCTGCATCTGATCAGGGGGCGGCAAGTACCGTCCTTCTTCCTGTGCCCAATTCTCAAGCAAACCATGGATGATCCTCAGGTGGCCGCGGACGGGGTGACGTACGAGGGGCGCGCTATTCGTGAGTGGATCGAGGATGGCCGGGCCGTGGCCGACCTGAAGCTGAAGCACCTCGACCTCACCCCCAACCACGCCCTCCGGTTCGCCATTCAGGACTGGCTCTCTCAGCCTCAATggtga
- the LOC123043480 gene encoding U-box domain-containing protein 33 isoform X1, with product MEILSPSPPPSPARNQFVYGGAGALLRRDQAGAGALLHVAVGRSPEKTLPLLRWAFRRFACARVALVHVHQPSPVIPTLLGKIPAAQATEELVLSHRRSERDERNRILLAYLAFCQRAQVQATVLVTENEQINDGIVALVRDHGVTKLVMGSIPDNCFKLKAGHNKEYFMAKNAPAFCEIWFVWRGRHIWTREASAAIGNSISIYNQDDTMMTRKRTRFSPNSNDAEPVLAEGTESDNGRVNHYGALGADASRFYNMRISNLHDAESAFNSTLWPDSSVLGGALQLHSKVALLLHFYFTSFVLGVDLTVLKLKVNDIYQEMLDANLKQVMVEAEGSRKEAFLELLRRKEIESKVASAFVRVKASESSKKREMKIREELEGLFVAARKQHEDLARSKEKATAVLDSSMRRLDILDARAKNMSLRMDEAVAELEVIQSSINILKQERSKAHKKEDRHTNHVKEGCTYSHSKLPNCSSIALGDDPYTYRQLTLLDVQAATCKFSESFKLRPRGHGCIYKGKNMNRSVMIHRLHSDSKSSMQFQRKVYILNKVRHPHLVTLVGVCPEALCLAYEYPKNGSLHDHLFGELNSAPPLPWKIRARVVAEISSALLFLHSCKPQVMVHGGLNLENVLLDSDFHCKIADFGTLTEEDSKDHPALDSRLLAHKSDINSFGTVIMQLLTGKQAGSPGLASEVRRALSCGKLSSILDPMAGEWPMEAARRLAEFGLECIGDRPELTPDTVRELEQLHLIRGRQVPSFFLCPILKQTMDDPQVAADGVTYEGRAIREWIEDGRAVADLKLKHLDLTPNHALRFAIQDWLSQPQW from the exons TGGGGAAGATTCCGGCGGCTCAGGCGACGGAGGAGCTGGTGCTGTCGCACCGCAGGTCCGAGAGGGACGAGAGGAACCGGATCCTCCTCGCCTACCTCGCCTTCTGTCAAAGGGCGCAG GTGCAGGCAACTGTTCTTGTAACAGAGAACGAACAGATCAACGACGGCATCGTCGCCTTGGTCAGGGATCATGGGGTCACAAAGCTTGTCATGGGTTCTATACCGGATAA TTGCTTCAAGTTAAAGGCAGGCCACAACAAGGAATATTTTATGGCAAAGAACGCTCCAGCATTTTGTGAAATTTGGTTTGTATGGAGAGGAAGACACATCTGGACCAGAGAAGCAAGCGCAGCGATTGGCAACAGCATCTCAATCTACAACCAAGATGATACTATGATGACCAGAAAGAGGACTAGGTTCAGCCCAAATAGCAACGACGCTGAACCCGTGCTTGCTGAAGGCACTGAATCAGATAATGGTCGAGTGAACCATTATGGAGCTCTTGGAGCTGATGCCAGCCGTTTCTACAATATGAGAATATCAAATTTACATGATGCAGAATCTGCATTCAACTCAACCCTCTGGCCTGATTCCTCCGTACTTGGGGGAGCATTGCAGTTACATTCTAAGGTGGCCCTTCTGCTTCATTTCTATTTTACTAGTTTTGTACTTGGAGTTGATCTTACTGTGTTAAAACTTAAAGTTAATGATATCTATCAGGAAATGTTGGATGCAAATCTCAAGCAAGTCATGGTTGAAGCTGAGGGATCTAGGAAGGAAGCTTTTCTTGAGCTTCTCAGGCGCAAAGAAATAGAGTCAAAAGTGGCCAGTGCTTTTGTCAGG GTAAAAGCTTCTGAGTCTTCTAAAAAACGAGAAATGAAAATAAGGGAGGAACTTGAAGGTTTATTTGTAGCCGCAAGAAAGCAGCATGAAGATCTGGCAAGAAGTAAAGAAAAAGCTACAGCTGTGTTGGACTCTTCTATGAGAAGATTAGACATCCTAGATGCTCGTGCTAAAAACATGAGCCTTCGGATGGATGAAGCTGTGGCGGAGCTCGAGGTGATTCAATCTTCCATAAATATTCTCAAGCAGGAAAGATCAAAGGCTCATAAGAAAGAAGATAGACATACCAACCATGTCAAAGAAGGGTGCACATACAGCCATTCCAAGTTGCCGAACTGCAGTTCAATTGCTCTTGGTGATGATCCATACACCTATAGACAATTGACACTGTTAGATGTGCAAGCTGCAACATGTAAATTCTCAGAGAGCTTCAAATTACGTCCAAGAGGTCATGGGTGCATTTACAAAGGAAAAAATATGAACAGGAGTGTGATGATTCATAGGTTGCACTCAGATAGCAAGAGCTCGATGCAATTCCAGCGGAAG GTGTACATCCTAAACAAAGTGAGGCACCCTCATCTAGTGACATTGGTTGGGGTATGCCCAGAGGCACTCTGTCTTGCCTATGAATATCCGAAAAATGGGAGCCTTCATGACCATCTCTTTGGCGAACTCAACAGTGCCCCACCGTTGCCATGGAAAATCCGTGCACGCGTTGTGGCGGAGATCTCGAGTGCCCTGCTGTTCCTGCATTCATGTAAACCACAAGTGATGGTTCATGGTGGCCTGAATCTCGAGAACGTCCTTCTAGATTCCGACTTCCACTGCAAGATAGCCGATTTCGGTACATTGACAGAGGAAGACTCGAAGGATCATCCAGCGTTGGATTCTAGACTGCTGGCACATAAGTCTGATATCAACTCCTTTGGTACCGTGATAATGCAGCTACTAACTGGTAAACAGGCTGGTAGTCCAGGCCTTGCTAGCGAAGTAAGGCGCGCTCTGTCCTGCGGAAAGCTGTCGTCGATCTTGGATCCAATGGCTGGGGAGTGGCCAATGGAGGCGGCCCGGCGGCTGGCGGAATTTGGGCTCGAGTGCATTGGAGATAGACCGGAGCTGACTCCGGACACGGTACGAGAACTGGAGCAGCTGCATCTGATCAGGGGGCGGCAAGTACCGTCCTTCTTCCTGTGCCCAATTCTCAAGCAAACCATGGATGATCCTCAGGTGGCCGCGGACGGGGTGACGTACGAGGGGCGCGCTATTCGTGAGTGGATCGAGGATGGCCGGGCCGTGGCCGACCTGAAGCTGAAGCACCTCGACCTCACCCCCAACCACGCCCTCCGGTTCGCCATTCAGGACTGGCTCTCTCAGCCTCAATggtga
- the LOC123043481 gene encoding uncharacterized protein, with product MDDQDLDDAALWASVDTAVAEASRRALPRPPPSPAVSLWPTPDDDPHRGEALQPARPFKLPRVAASHGRGRATPPPPSPSSPPPYRTPDASRPLMLVQSPHPELPWVTEPSAAGSPVAAAAAPHGLFPSAAASVASFRKYQEVAVSILDKSDYTVISGNPYIKKSGWRKISCFYNISFEIKDHSIEFDDSHNVNRAEFLVRASMQSGRFSDGWGSCDRREKRFNKPNHDIPSTAETRAKNKACQDLLGIGHNRPG from the exons ATGGACGACCAGGACCTCGACGACGCGGCGCTCTGGGCCTCCGTCGACACGGCCGTCGCCGAGGCCTCGCGCCGGGCGCTGCCCAGGCCGCCGCCCTCCCCCGCCGTCTCCCTGTGGCCCACCCCCGACGACGACCCCCACCGCGGCGAGGCGCTGCAGCCCGCCCGCCCCTTCAAGCTCCCGCGCGTCGCCGCCTCCCACGGCCGCGGCCGCGCcaccccgcccccgccgtcgccctcttCTCCCCCGCCCTACAGGACGCCCGACGCCTCCAGGCCGCTGATGCTCGTCCAGAGCCCGCACCCCGAGCTGCCCTGGGTCACGGAGCCCAGCGCGGCGGggagccccgtcgccgccgccgccgccccgcacggcCTCTTCCCCTCCGCCGCCGCGTCCGTCGCCAGCTTCAGGAAGTACCAGGAGGTAGCCGTGTCG ATTCTAGATAAAAGCGACTACACCGTGATCAGTGGGAACCCATACATAAAGAAGTCAG GGTGGAGAAAAATATCGTGCTTCTACAATATCTCGTTTGAAATCAAGGACCACTCTATTGAATTTGATGACAGCCACAATGTCAACCGTGCTGAATTTCTTGTCAGGGCATCTATGCA AAGTGGCAGGTTCTCAGATGGTTGGGGTTCATGTGATCGGCGAGAAAAGAGATTCAACAAGCCAAACCATGATATCCCCAGTACAGCTGAAACCAGAGCTAAAAACAAAGCTTGTCAG GATCTTCTTGGCATCGGCCACAACCGTCCGGGATGA
- the LOC123043482 gene encoding 2-oxoglutarate dehydrogenase, mitochondrial: MTWLRAATGLARHAARRAALARAATPGHAGARSAGFHTSALRRRAAAPAPRAVPLSRLTDSFLDGTSSVYLEELQRAWEADPASVDESWDNFFRNFLGQAAGSPGAGLSGQTIQESMQLLLLVRAYQVNGHMKAALDPLGLDDRAVPEDLDLALYGFTEADLDREFFLGVWMMAGFLSENRPVLTLREILGKLERAYCGPIGFEYMHIPDRDKCNWLREKIETVAPREYPKDRRLVMLDRLIWSTQFENFLATKWATAKRFGLEGGETLIPGMKEMFDRSADLGVENIVIGMPHRGRLNVLGNVVRKPLSQIFSEFAGGTRPVEGEDGLYTGTGDVKYHLGTSYDRPTRGGKRIHLSLVANPSHLEAVDPVVIGKTRAKQFYSNDDDRTKNMGILIHGDGSFAGQGVVYETLHLSALPNYTTGGTIHIVVNNQVAFTTDPRAGRSSQYCTDVAKAVNVPIFHVNGDDLEAVVRVCELAAEWRQTFHSDVVVDLICYRRFGHNEIDEPSFTQPKMYQVIKNHPSSLKLYEQKLLETGEVTKEDVQRIHDKVNRILNEEFAKSKDYVPNKRDWLSAYWTGFKSPEQISRVRNTGVKPEVLKRVGQAITTLPESFKPHRAVKKIFEQRAAMIESGEGIDWAVAEALAFAALIVEGNHVRLSGQDVERGTFSHRHSVVHDQETGAKYCPLDHVVMNQNEELFTVSNSSLSEFAVLGFELGYSMENPNSLVLWEAQFGDFSNGAQVMFDQFLSSGEAKWLRQTGLVVLLPHGYDGQGPEHSSSRLERFLQMSDDNPFVIPEMDSTLRKQIQECNWQVVNVTTPANYFHVLRRQIHRDFRKPLIVTAPKNLLRHKECKSNLSEFDDVEGHPGFDKQGTRFKRLIKDRNDHKEVEEGINRLVLCSGKVYYELDDERKKSERSDVAICRVEQLSPFPYDLIQRELKRYPNAEIVWCQEEPMNMGAYSYISPRLYSAMKALGRGTFEDIKYVGRAPSAATATGFLTVHVQEQSELVKKALQLEPIKFP; encoded by the exons ATGACGTGGCTCCGCGCCGCCACGGGCCTGGCTCGCCACGCCGCGCGGCGGGCGGCCCtcgcccgcgccgccaccccgGGCCACGCGGGCGCCCGATCCGCGGGGTTCCACACCTCGGCGCTCCGCCGCAGGGCCGCGGCGCCGGCCCCGCGGGCCGTCCCGCTCTCGAGGCTCACCGACAGCTTCCTCGACGGCACCAGCAGCGTGTACCTCGAGGAGCTGCAGCGCGCGTGGGAGGCGGACCCGGCCTCCGTCGACGAGTCGTGGGACAACTTCTTCCGCAACTTCCTCGGCCAGGCCGCGGGCTCCCCCGGCGCGGGCCTCTCCGGCCAGACCATCCAGGAGAGCATGCAGCTGCTCCTCCTCGTGCGCGCCTACCAGGTCAACGGCCACATGAAGGCGGCGCTCGACCCGCTCGGGCTCGACGACCGCGCCGTGCCCGAGGACCTCGACCTCGCCCTCTACGGCTTCACGGAGGCCGACCTCGACCGCGAGTTCTTCCTCGGGGTCTGGATGATGGCCGGCTTCCTCTCCGAGAACCGGCCGGTCCTCACCCTCCGCGAGATCCTCGGCAAGCTCGAGCGCGCCTACTGCGGGCCCATCGGCTTCGAGTACATGCACATCCCCGACCGCGACAAGTGCAACTGGCTCCGGGAGAAGATCGAGACCGTCGCGCCCAGGGAGTACCCCAAGGACCGCCGCCTCGTCATGCTCGACAGGCTCATCTGGAGCACCCAGTTCGAGAACTTCCTCGCCACCAAGTGGGCCACCGCCAAGCGCTTCGGCCTCGAGGGCGGCGAGACCCTCATCCCCGGCATGAAGGAGATGTTCGACCGGTCCGCCGATCTCGGCGTCGAGAACATTGTCATTGGCATGCCCCACAGGGGGAGGCTCAATGTGCTGGGGAACGTCGTCCGCAAGCCCTTGTCTCAGATATTCAGCGAGTTTGCTGGCGGGACGAGGCCTGTCGAAGGCGAGGATGGGCTCTATACTGGAACTGGTGATGTCAAGTACCATCTGGGTACCTCCTACGACCGGCCCACCCGTGGTGGCAAGAGGATCCACTTGTCGTTGGTCGCCAATCCCAGTCATCTGGAGGCCGTCGATCCTGTTGTCATTGGCAAGACGCGTGCAAAGCAGTTCTACTCCAATGATGATGACAGGACAAAGAACATGGGCATTCTTATTCATGGAGATGGTAGCTTTGCTGGGCAGGGCGTGGTGTATGAGACGCTCCATCTGAGTGCCCTTCCAAACTACACAACTGGAGGAACCATTCACATTGTTGTCAACAATCAAGTTGCCTTCACAACTGATCCAAGAGCCGGCAGGTCTTCCCAGTACTGCACGGATGTTGCCAAGGCCGTGAATGTCCCTATATTCCATGTTAATGGTGATGATCTGGAGGCTGTTGTACGTGTCTGCGAACTTGCAGCTGAGTGGCGCCAGACCTTCCATTCTGATGTGGTGGTCGACCTGATCTGCTACCGTCGTTTTGGACACAATGAAATTGATGAGCCATCCTTCACACAGCCAAAGATGTATCAG GTCATTAAGAACCATCCAAGTTCATTGAAGCTTTATGAACAGAAACTGCTTGAAACAGGTGAAGTCACTAAAGAAGATGTTCAGAGGATCCACGACAAAGTGAACCGAATCCTAAATGAAGAGTTCGCTAAAAGCAAAGATTATGTTCCCAACAAGAGGGATTGGCTCTCGGCTTACTGGACTGGCTTTAAGTCACCTGAGCAAATTTCACGTGTTCGCAACACCGG GGTTAAGCCGGAGGTACTGAAACGTGTTGGGCAAGCAATTACTACTCTGCCTGAAAGCTTCAAGCCCCACAGAGCAGTGAAGAAGATTTTTGAGCAGCGTGCTGCAATGATCGAGAGTGGTGAAGGTATTGATTGGGCTGTTGCCGAAGCCCTTGCCTTTGCAGCACTCATAGTTGAAGGCAACCATGTTAGGCTGAGTGGACAGGATGTGGAAAGGGGAACTTTTAGCCACCGGCATTCAGTTGTGCATGACCAGGAAACTGGGGCGAAATACTGCCCGCTCGATCATGTTGTGATGAATCAAAATGAGGAGCTGTTTACTGTTAGCAACAG TTCACTTTCGGAATTCGCTGTTCTTGGATTTGAATTGGGCTACTCCATGGAGAACCCGAATTCGCTAGTACTCTGGGAAGCTCAGTTTGGTGACTTCTCCAATGGTGCACAAGTGATGTTCGACCAGTTTCTGAGTAGTGGAGAGGCAAAATGGCTGCGTCAAACTGGCCTTGTTGTTCTACTGCCTCATGGTTATGATGGCCAAGGTCCTGAGCACTCCAGCTCCCGTTTGGAGCGCTTCCTTCAG ATGAGTGATGACAATCCTTTTGTCATACCTGAGATGGACTCAACACTTCGCAAGCAGATACAGGAGTGTAACTGGCAGGTTGTGAATGTGACAACCCCTGCAAACTATTTCCATGTGCTGCGTCGTCAG ATACATAGGGATTTCCGGAAACCGCTGATTGTGACGGCCCCCAAGAACCTACTTCGGCACAAGGAGTGCAAATCCAACCTCTCTGAGTTTGATGATGTTGAAGGGCACCCAGGATTTGATAAGCAAGGAACACGTTTCAAGCGGCTGATAAAGGACCGTAACGATCACAAGGAAGTCGAGGAGGGTATCAACCGCCTTGTATTATGTTCTGGAAAG GTGTATTATGAACTTGACGATGAGCGGAAAAAGTCCGAGCGCAGTGATGTTGCCATCTGCAGGGTTGAGCAACTTTCCCCATTCCCATACGACCTTATCCAGAGAGAGCTAAAAAGATATCCAA ATGCGGAGATTGTGTGGTGCCAAGAGGAGCCGATGAACATGGGCGCATACAGCTACATCTCACCCCGCCTGTACTCGGCCATGAAGGCCCTCGGGCGGGGCACTTTTGAGGACATCAAGTACGTGGGcagggcgccctcggccgccacAGCCACCGGCTTCTTGACGGTCCACGTGCAGGAGCAGTCGGAGCTGGTGAAGAAGGCATTGCAACTGGAGCCGATCAAGTTCCCCTGA
- the LOC123043483 gene encoding receptor-like protein kinase THESEUS 1: MAATTTDAAAGGGLVLLLLSHLAVAVVVAGDPLLLACGAPAAITLPDGRVFLPDSNVSISPAHASRATTTTASSPLYSTARAFSAEATYSLPVPRSPHRHLLLRLHFPQPAQFAVAAGDLELVSGARPASRATTGRHRYREYLLPHRGGGLLRLRVSPRPGSLALLSAVELLPAPDALLPLPLSPPEPFRLAQTCYRVNAGAASGEASLNDSFWRLWEGDAAYLLNPAAARSVSVDPASVRYPAGGAPPYAAPAAVYADAQEMADAGVGNQRFNLSWAFPVDPGFRYSVRLHLCDIVGRNSTDLVFDVYINGGAVLSSFDLSGKLGLFNAYFVDFIADAPPGSEKILLQLGPPRLSYSKPNAILNGVEIMKLGDREAVRRVDALNTAQTSKAARKKKIAVVTAATAGGATLVAICIAGTLLLLRHRRRGKKQRRSLSRPPSSSIGLHTHTGVSASKVSAATRSHSRPSSGPSLSIGQIRRATGDFDEGRVVGVGGFGKVYRGVLENGTAVAVKRGNPRSQQGLQEFRTEIEMLSRLRHRHLVSLIGYCHEDNEMALVYEFMAGGPLRSHLYGAPAALRPLSWKQRLEACVGAAKGLHYLHTGVSETIIHRDVKTTNILLDGNLSAKVSDFGLSMPAPAAEQAARDVGAAAAAVKGSFGYLDPDYLRRQTLTDKSDVYSFGVVLLEVLCARPAVDPALPREQASLVDWAMQRQRLGELERVMDPRLAGGVGAASLRKFGETAEKCLAEYGADRPAMGDVLWSLERALRLQEAFLSSGGEGSSSIAYGGQGLPGSVRRVDGDGEDGADTGVSTRVFSQILDARGR; encoded by the coding sequence ATGGCCGCTACCAccaccgacgccgccgccggcggcggtcTGGTCCTCCTCCTGCTCTCCCACcttgcggtggcggtggtggtcgccggcgacccTCTCCTCCTCGCGTGCGGCGCGCCAGCCGCCATCACCCTCCCCGACGGCCGCGTCTTCCTCCCGGACTCCAATGTCTCCATCTCACCGGCCCACGCCtcccgcgccaccaccaccacggcgTCCTCGCCGCTCTACTCCACGGCGCGCGCCTTCTCCGCCGAGGCCACCTACTCCCTCCCCGTCCCCCGCTCGCcccaccgccacctcctcctccgcctccactTCCCCCAGCCCGCGCAGTTCGCCGTCGCCGCGGGCGACCTCGAGCTCGTCTCCGGCGCCCGTCCGGCCTCTCGTGCAACCACGGGCCGCCACCGCTACCGCGAGTACCTGCTGCCGCACCGCGGCGGCGGGCTCCTGCGCCTCCGCGTCTCGCCGCGCCCGGGCTCCCTCGCTCTCCTCAGCGCCGTCGAGCTCCTCCCGGCGCCGGACGCCCTGCTCCCGCTCCCGCTCAGCCCGCCGGAGCCTTTCCGGCTCGCCCAGACCTGCTACCGCGTCAATGCCGGCGCGGCGAGCGGGGAGGCCTCGCTCAACGACTCCTTCTGGAGGCTGTGGGAGGGGGACGCCGCGTACCTCCTCAACCCCGCGGCCGCGCGCTCCGTCTCCGTCGACCCGGCCAGCGTCCGCTACCCCGCGGGGGGCGCCCCGCCGTACGCCGCTCCGGCCGCGGTGTACGCCGACGCGCAGGAGATGGCCGACGCCGGCGTGGGCAACCAGCGGTTCAACCTCTCCTGGGCGTTCCCCGTCGACCCGGGCTTCCGCTACTCCGTCAGGCTGCACCTCTGCGACATCGTCGGCCGCAACTCCACCGACCTGGTCTTCGACGTCTACATCAACGGCGGCGCCGTGCTCAGCTCCTTCGATCTGTCCGGCAAGCTCGGGCTGTTCAACGCCTACTTCGTGGATTTCATCGCCGATGCACCGCCAGGGTCCGAGAAAATCTTGCTGCAGCTTGGGCCGCCTCGTCTGTCATACTCGAAGCCGAATGCCATCCTCAATGGCGTCGAGATCATGAAGCTCGGTGACCGGGAGGCGGTGCGCCGTGTCGACGCCCTCAACACCGCTCAGACATCGAAGGCCGCGCGCAAGAAGAAGATTGCGGTTGTCACCGCCGCAACCGCCGGCGGAGCAACGCTCGTCGCCATCTGCATCGCGGGGACGCTGCTGCTCCTCAGGCACCGCCGGCGGGGTAAGAAACAACGGCGGTCCCTCAGccggccgccgtcctcctccatagGCCTCCACACGCACACCGGCGTCTCCGCGTCCAAGGTCTCAGCCGCTACTAGAAGCCACAGCCGCCCATCCTCGGGGCCGTCCCTCAGCATCGGCCAGATACGGCGGGCGACCGGCGACTTCGACGAGGGCCGGGTGGTCGGCGTCGGCGGGTTCGGCAAGGTGTACAGGGGGGTCCTGGAGAACGGCACGGCGGTGGCCGTGAAGCGCGGGAACCCGCGGTCGCAGCAGGGCCTGCAGGAGTTCCGCACGGAGATCGAGATGCTGTCCAGGCTCCGGCACCGCCACCTGGTGTCCCTCATCGGGTACTGCCACGAGGACAACGAGATGGCGCTGGTCTACGAGTTCATGGCCGGCGGGCCGCTCCGGAGCCACCTCTACGGCGCGCCCGCCGCGCTCCGGCCGCTGTCGTGGAAGCAGCGGCTGGAGGCCTGCGTCGGGGCGGCCAAGGGCCTGCATTACCTTCATACCGGCGTCTCCGAGACGATCATCCACCGGGACGTGAAGACCACCAACATCCTCCTCGACGGGAACCTCTCCGCCAAGGTCTCCGACTTCGGGCTCTCGatgccggcgccggccgccgagcaggcggcgcgcgacgtcggcgccgccgccgccgcggtgaagGGCAGCTTCGGGTACCTGGACCCGGACTACCTGAGGCGGCAGACGCTGACGGACAAGTCGGACGTGTACTCCTTCGGCGTGGTGCTCCTGGAGGTGCTATGCGCCAGGCCGGCCGTCGACCCGGCGCTCCCCCGCGAGCAGGCGAGCCTCGTGGACTGGGCGATGCAGCGGCAGAGGCTCGGCGAGCTGGAGAGGGTCATGGACCCGCGGCTCGCGGGCGGCGTCGGCGCCGCCTCGCTGCGCAAGTTCGGCGAGACCGCGGAGAAGTGCCTCGCGGAGTACGGCGCCGATCGGCCGGCGATGGGCGACGTGCTGTGGAGCCTGGAGCGCGCGCTCCGGCTGCAGGAGGCGTTCCTGAgctccggcggcgaggggagcAGCAGCATTGCGTACGGCGGGCAGGGGCTTCCGGGGAGTGTTCGTCGGGTGGACGGCGATGGTGAGGATGGTGCGGACACTGGGGTGTCAACGAGGGTCTTCTCACAGATATTGGATGCAAGGGGAAGGTAG